A single Pseudomonas putida DNA region contains:
- a CDS encoding (2Fe-2S)-binding protein: MANRPLQLTLNGQPVGPVEVPDDLAMIDYLHEHQNLTGSRLGCGQGICHACVVIVDNPDGTSEEVRTCITGAHYFEGKKVRTIEGHAKQDEAGNLTLNPIQQKFVDLFAFQCSYCAPGFVNAATVLVETAHRQPLKKSEVEDRIEASLGHHICRCTGYVRYYDATRTVLNDLGLVKEG, from the coding sequence ATGGCTAACCGTCCACTGCAACTGACCCTCAACGGTCAACCGGTCGGCCCGGTCGAGGTCCCTGATGACCTGGCGATGATCGACTACCTGCACGAACACCAGAACCTCACAGGTTCGCGCCTTGGCTGCGGCCAGGGCATCTGCCACGCCTGCGTGGTGATCGTCGACAACCCCGACGGCACCAGCGAGGAAGTGCGTACCTGCATCACCGGTGCACATTATTTCGAAGGCAAGAAGGTCCGTACCATCGAAGGCCATGCCAAGCAGGACGAGGCCGGCAACCTGACGCTGAACCCGATCCAGCAGAAGTTCGTCGACCTGTTCGCCTTCCAGTGCAGCTATTGCGCGCCAGGCTTCGTCAACGCCGCCACGGTGCTGGTTGAAACCGCCCACCGCCAGCCGTTGAAGAAGAGCGAAGTGGAAGACCGCATCGAGGCCAGCCTCGGCCACCACATCTGCCGCTGCACCGGGTACGTGCGTTACTACGACGCCACCCGCACGGTGCTCAATGACCTCGGCCTGGTCAAGGAGGGTTGA
- a CDS encoding xanthine dehydrogenase family protein molybdopterin-binding subunit → MSNRDISRRAFLQGGLIAGVGVTMAPLGSQAFAALMEERVTTSPQKWMNHDGKARFRNDALSKVCGNKVFARDIRAKDMPGWPTQQGHALLLKATKADRIYAGHDLSLLGADLQPDRIVTAADLAKDGIAWPEAHSPDPLLPPGQVPMFIGHPVAILIWHDFERFRQAKRKLQFNDKAIKYGAQAPLYQRDPYGSFRFVRVGGATPFDDDEFSSLKNSMLFPTILNRKPVWSKAPNQHGDLTEQGLFYAKRMGEQLDNPPADWLVFDERYKTPSIEPAALEPDNGNGWYDPATGTLHFVVATQCPFEAAQECVHMIKPSRFALNTLNMHPGYTVGYGSKDNNIFVFYAAVAALYGDGVPIRLANDRYEQFQSGIKRHAFDIRYQLAVDKKDNSFKIFRADMSCDGGGRINYSPSVAAVGATAAQSIYYMPQNDLSVTAYFSRGVEAGSMRGYGTLQSMAATEMMVDEIAGRLGVDAIDLRRANALKSGMKNTQGAVPAGALRLYEILDKAAVHDWWRNRDARKQQMDAKDPDHWYGVGFAICQKDFGTGSEAPMASVEFTADGRITLRHIGTELGTGMSTSQALVVSDFLGRSADEVKTAVTEWPELQLSTSGNPYLISQPEQDAALRNPRWVGKLASPSSATNSAFYFSHATREAARVLFNHGLWPAAMAIWSQGPHGGQANPLVVRRENAVWVNGELTGNGLAPIPFAQLAQKAHEMGLVTGASVHGFNRWSWAEADFVIDGVRERFPLDAVAVKYGDGAVNAKKAQMSSHGYHLLDRQNAAYPDTQLNNAMVTYYSPVATIVEVKVNKGTHEVQVLNHHSWVECGRVLVPELVKGQLEGGIAMGIGHALTEEMPLYEGGPGEGDWNFNRYRLPHARDVAVWKQTSEILPPLSPTDPSKGIAEVVMIPVVGAIGNAVAHAIGKRVRDLPITPARIKEALNG, encoded by the coding sequence ATGTCCAACCGTGATATTTCCCGGCGCGCCTTCTTGCAAGGCGGCCTGATCGCTGGTGTCGGTGTGACCATGGCGCCACTCGGCAGCCAGGCATTCGCCGCCCTGATGGAGGAGCGCGTCACTACCTCGCCGCAAAAGTGGATGAACCACGACGGCAAGGCACGTTTTCGCAACGACGCGCTGTCCAAGGTCTGTGGCAACAAGGTCTTCGCCCGCGACATCCGCGCCAAGGACATGCCCGGCTGGCCGACCCAGCAAGGCCATGCGCTGCTGCTCAAGGCGACCAAGGCCGACCGTATCTACGCCGGCCATGACCTCAGCCTGCTAGGCGCCGACCTGCAGCCGGACCGTATCGTCACCGCCGCCGACCTGGCGAAGGACGGCATTGCCTGGCCCGAGGCCCACTCGCCCGACCCGCTGCTGCCGCCCGGCCAGGTGCCGATGTTCATCGGCCACCCGGTGGCGATCCTGATCTGGCACGACTTCGAGCGCTTCCGCCAGGCCAAGCGCAAGCTGCAGTTCAACGACAAGGCGATCAAGTACGGCGCCCAGGCTCCGCTGTACCAGCGTGACCCCTATGGCAGCTTCCGCTTCGTGCGTGTGGGCGGCGCCACGCCGTTCGACGACGATGAGTTCTCCAGCCTGAAGAACTCCATGCTGTTCCCCACCATCCTCAACCGCAAGCCGGTGTGGTCGAAAGCGCCCAACCAGCACGGCGACTTGACCGAGCAGGGCCTGTTCTACGCCAAGCGCATGGGCGAACAACTGGACAACCCGCCCGCCGACTGGCTGGTGTTCGACGAACGCTACAAGACGCCGTCGATCGAGCCTGCCGCGCTGGAGCCGGACAATGGCAACGGCTGGTACGACCCGGCGACCGGCACGCTGCACTTCGTGGTCGCAACCCAGTGCCCGTTCGAAGCGGCACAGGAATGCGTGCACATGATCAAGCCGTCGCGCTTCGCCCTGAACACGCTGAACATGCACCCGGGCTACACCGTGGGCTACGGCTCGAAAGACAACAACATCTTTGTCTTCTACGCCGCCGTGGCCGCGCTGTATGGCGACGGCGTGCCGATCCGCCTGGCCAACGACCGCTACGAGCAGTTCCAGAGCGGCATCAAACGCCATGCCTTCGACATCCGCTACCAGCTGGCCGTGGACAAGAAGGACAACAGCTTCAAGATCTTCCGTGCCGACATGAGCTGCGACGGTGGCGGGCGTATCAACTACAGCCCGTCGGTGGCCGCGGTGGGCGCCACTGCAGCGCAATCGATCTACTACATGCCGCAGAACGACCTGTCGGTGACTGCCTACTTCTCGCGCGGTGTCGAGGCTGGCTCCATGCGCGGCTACGGCACCCTGCAGAGCATGGCGGCCACCGAAATGATGGTGGATGAAATTGCCGGTCGGCTGGGCGTCGATGCCATCGACCTGCGCCGCGCCAACGCGCTGAAGTCGGGCATGAAGAACACCCAGGGCGCAGTCCCGGCCGGTGCCCTGCGCCTGTACGAGATTCTCGACAAGGCTGCCGTGCACGACTGGTGGCGCAACCGCGATGCGCGCAAGCAACAGATGGACGCCAAGGACCCGGACCACTGGTACGGCGTTGGCTTTGCCATCTGCCAGAAGGACTTCGGCACCGGCTCCGAAGCCCCCATGGCCAGCGTCGAATTCACCGCCGATGGCCGCATCACGCTGCGCCACATCGGCACCGAACTGGGCACCGGCATGTCCACGTCCCAGGCCCTGGTGGTCAGTGACTTCCTGGGCCGCTCGGCTGATGAGGTGAAGACTGCAGTCACCGAATGGCCGGAGTTGCAGTTGAGCACCAGCGGCAACCCGTACCTGATCAGCCAGCCCGAACAGGATGCCGCGCTGCGCAACCCGCGCTGGGTCGGCAAGCTGGCCTCGCCGTCGTCGGCGACCAACTCGGCGTTCTACTTCAGCCACGCCACCCGTGAAGCGGCCCGCGTGCTGTTCAACCACGGCCTGTGGCCGGCAGCCATGGCCATCTGGAGCCAGGGGCCGCATGGCGGCCAGGCCAACCCGCTGGTGGTGCGCCGTGAGAATGCGGTGTGGGTCAACGGCGAGCTGACCGGCAACGGCCTGGCGCCGATCCCGTTCGCCCAGCTGGCGCAGAAGGCCCACGAGATGGGCCTGGTCACCGGTGCCAGCGTGCACGGTTTCAACCGCTGGAGCTGGGCCGAGGCCGACTTCGTCATCGATGGCGTGCGCGAGCGCTTCCCGCTTGATGCCGTGGCGGTGAAATACGGCGACGGCGCGGTGAATGCCAAGAAGGCGCAGATGAGCAGCCATGGCTACCACTTGCTCGACCGGCAGAATGCCGCGTACCCGGATACCCAGCTGAACAACGCCATGGTCACCTACTACAGCCCGGTGGCGACCATCGTCGAGGTCAAGGTCAACAAAGGCACTCACGAAGTGCAGGTGCTCAACCACCACAGCTGGGTCGAGTGTGGCCGTGTGCTGGTGCCAGAGCTGGTCAAAGGCCAGCTCGAAGGCGGCATCGCCATGGGCATCGGCCATGCGCTGACCGAGGAAATGCCGTTGTACGAGGGCGGGCCCGGGGAGGGCGACTGGAACTTCAACCGCTACCGCCTGCCCCATGCGCGCGATGTGGCGGTGTGGAAGCAGACCAGCGAAATCCTCCCGCCGCTGTCACCGACCGACCCGTCCAAGGGCATCGCCGAAGTGGTGATGATCCCGGTCGTCGGTGCCATCGGCAATGCCGTGGCGCATGCCATTGGCAAGCGCGTGCGCGATCTCCCCATTACCCCAGCCCGTATCAAGGAGGCCCTCAATGGCTAA
- the dsbD gene encoding protein-disulfide reductase DsbD, with protein MRILLLFLTLLLAGPLQANPFDVKPDFLPVNQAFVLTHDRQADGQMRLYFQIKQGYYLYQKRLKFDGLPADQQPQLPAGLNHHDEFFGDTTVYRDQLELLIPANAQGQLRLGWQGCADAGLCYPPQTTAIDLGGSVAPASGQASDQALASGLQSASLGWSLLAFFGLGLLLAFTPCSLPMLPILAGLVLGNGASARRGWLLAGVYVLSMALVYAALGVVAALLGASLQAWLQQPWLLGSLAGLFILLALPMFGAFELQLPAALRDRLDRAGQGTRGGNLYGAALLGALSGLLLGPCMTAPLAGALLYIAQSGDVLQGALVLFSLGLGMGVPLLLLVTLGNRYLPRPGAWMNRVKGVFGFVFLAMALYTVRSLLASPVLLALSGAWLIALGWASWPALQRLPALRAIPLLGALWGGLLLVGAAAGGDDLWQPLRPFAGGTAPATVQKADEHFVTVSSPEALQRELDAAKARGQWVMVDYYADWCVSCKVMEKQVFNRPDVQASLAGVHLLRLDVTADSEASRALLQRYQVPGPPSIIWLGPEGEERRARRLTGEVDAAAFLQHWTQTRSQG; from the coding sequence ATGCGCATCCTCCTGCTCTTCCTGACGTTACTCCTGGCCGGCCCGTTGCAGGCCAACCCGTTCGACGTCAAACCCGACTTCCTGCCGGTCAACCAGGCGTTCGTGCTGACCCACGACCGCCAGGCTGACGGCCAGATGCGCCTGTACTTCCAGATCAAGCAGGGTTACTACCTGTACCAGAAGCGCCTGAAGTTCGACGGCCTGCCCGCCGACCAGCAACCGCAACTGCCTGCCGGCCTGAATCACCACGACGAGTTCTTCGGTGACACCACGGTGTACCGCGACCAGCTCGAACTGCTGATCCCGGCCAATGCCCAGGGCCAGTTACGCCTGGGCTGGCAAGGTTGTGCCGATGCCGGCCTGTGCTACCCACCGCAAACTACCGCCATCGACCTGGGCGGCAGCGTGGCGCCGGCCAGCGGGCAAGCCAGCGACCAGGCACTGGCCAGCGGCTTGCAGAGCGCCAGCCTGGGCTGGAGCCTGCTGGCGTTCTTCGGCCTTGGCCTGCTGCTGGCCTTCACCCCTTGCTCGCTGCCGATGCTGCCGATTCTCGCCGGCCTGGTCCTGGGCAACGGTGCCAGTGCCCGGCGTGGCTGGCTGCTGGCCGGGGTCTATGTACTGAGCATGGCGCTGGTGTATGCGGCCCTTGGCGTGGTCGCGGCACTGCTGGGCGCCAGCCTGCAGGCCTGGCTGCAGCAGCCTTGGCTGCTGGGCAGCCTGGCCGGCCTGTTCATCCTCCTCGCCCTGCCTATGTTCGGCGCCTTCGAGCTGCAACTGCCGGCCGCCTTGCGCGACCGCCTCGACCGCGCCGGGCAAGGCACCCGTGGCGGCAACCTGTATGGCGCGGCGCTGCTTGGCGCGCTGTCTGGCCTGCTGCTCGGCCCGTGCATGACCGCGCCACTGGCCGGTGCACTGCTGTACATCGCGCAGAGTGGCGATGTGCTGCAAGGCGCATTGGTGTTGTTCAGCCTCGGCCTGGGTATGGGCGTACCGCTGCTGTTGCTGGTGACCCTGGGCAACCGCTACCTGCCGCGCCCGGGGGCGTGGATGAACCGGGTAAAAGGTGTGTTCGGCTTCGTGTTCCTGGCCATGGCCCTGTACACCGTGCGCAGCCTGCTTGCCTCCCCTGTATTGCTGGCCCTGAGCGGCGCCTGGCTGATTGCCCTGGGCTGGGCCAGCTGGCCGGCGCTGCAGCGCTTGCCGGCACTGCGCGCGATACCGCTGCTGGGCGCGTTGTGGGGGGGCTTGCTGCTGGTCGGCGCGGCAGCCGGTGGCGACGATCTGTGGCAACCGTTGCGGCCGTTCGCCGGCGGTACTGCCCCCGCCACTGTGCAAAAGGCCGACGAGCACTTCGTCACGGTCAGCAGCCCTGAAGCCCTGCAACGCGAGCTGGATGCCGCCAAGGCTCGCGGCCAGTGGGTCATGGTCGACTACTACGCCGACTGGTGCGTGTCGTGCAAGGTCATGGAAAAGCAGGTGTTCAACCGCCCTGACGTGCAAGCCAGCCTGGCGGGCGTCCACCTGCTGCGCCTGGACGTGACTGCCGACTCCGAGGCCAGCCGCGCGCTGTTGCAGCGCTACCAGGTACCCGGCCCGCCCAGCATCATCTGGCTCGGCCCGGAAGGTGAAGAACGCCGCGCACGGCGCCTCACCGGTGAGGTGGATGCCGCGGCATTCCTGCAACACTGGACCCAGACCCGGAGCCAAGGCTGA
- a CDS encoding TlpA family protein disulfide reductase produces the protein MLTVTLGPLTMALNHLLMLAALGVACLVGWWVARRGGESPESALFNLFLIGLLCARLGFVLAYWPMYRADLLQVIDIRDGGFLLWSGLVGIVLATLWQGWRQPGLRRPLGWALFSGALFWGLASLGSHLYSKGTALPELSLRNAAGQSVALHSYRGKPLVINIWATWCPPCRREMPVLQQAQGEYPHVTFIFVNQGETPENVTTFLATTGLSLTHVLFDGTGVLAQRVGSMALPTTLFYDADGRLIGSHLGELSRASLRHALEPFERAKPPAPAAQGN, from the coding sequence ATGCTGACGGTTACTCTTGGGCCACTGACCATGGCCCTCAACCACCTGCTGATGCTCGCCGCCCTCGGCGTGGCCTGCCTGGTCGGCTGGTGGGTCGCCCGGCGCGGCGGCGAAAGCCCGGAGTCGGCGCTATTCAACCTCTTCCTGATCGGCCTGCTGTGCGCCCGCCTGGGTTTCGTGCTGGCCTACTGGCCGATGTACCGCGCCGACCTGCTGCAAGTCATCGACATCCGTGATGGCGGCTTCCTGCTCTGGTCGGGCCTGGTCGGCATCGTCCTCGCCACCCTGTGGCAGGGCTGGCGCCAGCCTGGCCTGCGTCGCCCGCTGGGCTGGGCACTGTTCAGCGGTGCGCTGTTCTGGGGCCTGGCCAGCCTGGGCAGCCACCTGTACAGCAAGGGCACTGCACTGCCCGAGCTGAGCTTGCGCAATGCTGCTGGCCAGTCCGTGGCCCTGCACAGCTACCGTGGCAAGCCGCTGGTGATCAATATCTGGGCCACCTGGTGCCCGCCCTGCCGCCGGGAAATGCCGGTACTGCAACAGGCACAGGGCGAATACCCCCATGTGACCTTCATCTTCGTCAACCAGGGCGAGACGCCGGAGAATGTCACAACGTTCCTCGCCACCACCGGGCTGAGCCTGACCCATGTGCTGTTCGACGGCACCGGCGTGCTGGCCCAGCGGGTCGGCTCGATGGCCCTGCCCACCACCCTGTTCTACGACGCCGACGGCCGCCTGATCGGCAGCCACCTGGGCGAGCTGTCGCGGGCCAGCCTGCGTCATGCCCTGGAACCTTTCGAGCGGGCCAAGCCGCCCGCCCCTGCCGCACAAGGAAACTGA
- the dsbG gene encoding thiol:disulfide interchange protein DsbG gives MRLTALLPLSLALLAAPLVQAEDLPKAIQQLQAKGAEIKGSFDAPNGLRGYAAEYQNNALALYLTPDGKHVLVGSLFDEQGKDLSAEPLQKLVYAPMSKEIWAKMEKTSWIADGKDSAPRKVYLFSDPNCPYCNMFWEQARPWVESGKVQLRHIMVGIIREDSPGKSAALLAAKDPAKALHEHEKAGKASALKPLDKVPDAVQQKLAANMALMEEMGLQATPAIFYQDEQGNLKSQQGAPRPELLGKILGKR, from the coding sequence ATGCGATTGACTGCCCTGCTGCCCCTGTCCCTGGCCCTGCTGGCCGCCCCGCTGGTGCAGGCCGAAGACCTGCCCAAGGCGATCCAGCAACTGCAAGCCAAGGGCGCAGAAATCAAAGGCAGCTTCGATGCGCCCAACGGCCTGCGCGGCTATGCCGCCGAGTACCAGAACAATGCCCTGGCGCTGTACCTGACCCCCGACGGCAAGCACGTACTGGTCGGCAGCCTGTTCGACGAACAGGGCAAGGACCTCAGCGCCGAGCCGCTGCAGAAGCTGGTGTATGCGCCGATGAGCAAGGAAATCTGGGCGAAGATGGAGAAAACCTCCTGGATCGCCGACGGCAAGGACAGTGCGCCACGCAAGGTGTACCTGTTCAGCGACCCTAACTGCCCTTACTGCAACATGTTCTGGGAACAGGCGCGGCCGTGGGTGGAATCGGGCAAGGTGCAGTTGCGCCATATCATGGTCGGCATCATCCGCGAAGACAGCCCAGGCAAGTCGGCGGCACTGCTGGCAGCCAAGGACCCGGCCAAGGCGCTGCATGAACACGAGAAAGCGGGCAAGGCGAGTGCCCTGAAGCCGCTGGACAAGGTGCCGGATGCCGTGCAGCAGAAGCTAGCGGCGAACATGGCCCTGATGGAAGAGATGGGGCTGCAGGCGACCCCGGCGATCTTCTACCAGGATGAGCAGGGCAACCTGAAGAGCCAGCAAGGCGCGCCGCGGCCAGAGCTGCTTGGCAAGATTCTCGGCAAGCGTTAG